Proteins co-encoded in one Rhopalosiphum maidis isolate BTI-1 chromosome 2, ASM367621v3, whole genome shotgun sequence genomic window:
- the LOC113552127 gene encoding THAP domain-containing protein 2-like, with amino-acid sequence MPYKCCADGCSSKDGVVGSTTKLFRFPIDELRRQKWVHSIQRDNFIPTKFSRLCSLHFNKSEFVEAPEKLILKNTAIPSNFDCSKKAIKCLSSNKFDHNYSSSVSSSSNIINIITTSPNLPIDSGVENAGCNYEVVDLTFIGPNSSQSPHTPTYTPTLKRKFKKKLFDTPKKANLKKRIKLLQQTVRRQNTKINSLEVFT; translated from the exons ATGCCATATAAGTGCTGTGCTGATGGATGCAGTAGCAAGGACGGGGTTGTTGGTTcaactacaaaattatttag atttCCAATCGATGAGTTAAGGAGACAAAAATGGGTGCACTCTATCCAAAGAGATAACTTCATTCCAACAAAATTTTCACGCTTATGCAGTctccattttaataaaagtgaatttgTTGAAGCCCccgaaaaacttatattaaaaaatacagctATACCATCCAATTTCGATTGTTCCaaaaaagcaataaaatgtttaagcaGCAACAAATTTGATCACAATTATAGTTCTTcag TTTCTTcttcatcaaatataattaatataataactacttcTCCTAATTTACCTATTGATTCTGGTGTTGAAAATGCTGGGTGTAATTATGAAGTTGTCGATCTGACTTTTATTGGACCTA ATTCCAGCCAGTCACCTCATACCCCTACATATACACCAAcacttaaaagaaaatttaaaaaaaaattgtttgatacaCCAAAAAAAGCCAACCTCAAAAAGCGAATTAAACTTTTACAACAAACGGTTAGAAGGcagaacacaaaaataaattcacttgAGGTATTTACGTAA